One segment of Longimicrobium sp. DNA contains the following:
- a CDS encoding transglycosylase SLT domain-containing protein: MNRRQSYILAAAMLLVLPVIWAATRLTGRDPRTETTAAAAQVTAARGPVQSAPTPAEAAAAYGVDLPADVVRLLREGRNWRASRRLRELVRADSDPELVLVAARANAAWGAWDAVRSLLDGKPWLDSAGGGDGWYLLARAREDQSRWAEAADAYERYLRAHPTRGAPQAEHTVAELRHGLVLLRAGRAEEGVAALGRMGPGSSAAAGWAALLAAEALAPAGDTARVRRFVSSAAQVPSGRAAGALVDAYIRARDPRAGRERVLALGAQAGSEPDRAAIRAAAGRAAAAAGDTSAARQDFRAALAAAPTSAGAGEAGEGLERLGGLTPADRMALAETWLGRGAPDRAAGQFRAWLAAGAGTPAERDAVQLRMGRALFAAGRHADAAAALAPITRAAAPTGPLALYFLGRARLRGAPGSARAAFAELATRFPDAPEAADGLYLMADLDDDAGRDAEALAAYRQVMERHPSSPRAALASMRVGGAALLRGDAAGAARLWDGLRSRTRETEGWAQATYWAGRAHQAAGNAAAARERWAELRTRAPVSYYTVLAARRLNTPYWPAALDPAPQVDRDLAARMADALAAADVLREAGMHADAEAEVDRVVRSAPEDTPTRYALGEALAARGWTVHGVRIARALEAKGEKPNARLLRILYPLQYRPIIEAESRERGLDLFLVAALTRQESVFRARARSPVGALGLMQVMPTTARGLAAGAGISGWDTEMLFNPEINVHLGIRYLASQMSTYDRNLPYVFSAYNAGPVRVARWRRFPEARDPELFTERIPFEETRDYVKILTRNIALYRGLYGE; the protein is encoded by the coding sequence ATGAACCGTCGCCAGAGCTACATCCTCGCCGCAGCGATGCTCCTTGTGCTCCCGGTGATCTGGGCGGCCACGCGGCTGACCGGGCGGGACCCGCGCACCGAAACGACGGCTGCTGCCGCGCAGGTGACGGCCGCGCGCGGTCCCGTGCAGAGCGCGCCCACCCCCGCCGAAGCCGCGGCCGCGTACGGCGTGGACCTTCCCGCGGACGTCGTGCGGCTGCTGCGCGAGGGGCGCAACTGGCGGGCATCGAGGCGGCTGCGTGAGCTGGTGCGGGCGGATTCGGACCCCGAGCTCGTGCTGGTGGCGGCGCGCGCCAACGCCGCCTGGGGCGCCTGGGATGCGGTGCGCTCGCTGCTCGACGGCAAGCCGTGGCTGGACAGCGCGGGCGGCGGGGACGGCTGGTACCTGCTGGCGCGCGCGCGGGAGGACCAGAGCCGCTGGGCCGAGGCGGCGGATGCGTACGAGCGATACCTGCGCGCGCACCCCACGCGCGGCGCCCCGCAGGCCGAGCACACCGTCGCGGAGCTGCGGCATGGGCTGGTGCTGCTGCGCGCCGGGCGGGCGGAGGAAGGGGTTGCGGCGTTGGGGCGGATGGGTCCCGGCTCCTCGGCGGCGGCGGGGTGGGCCGCGCTGCTGGCCGCGGAAGCGCTCGCCCCCGCGGGGGACACGGCGCGCGTCCGGCGCTTCGTCTCGTCGGCGGCGCAGGTGCCGTCCGGGCGCGCGGCGGGTGCGCTGGTGGACGCGTACATCCGCGCGCGTGACCCGCGTGCCGGGCGCGAGCGGGTGCTCGCGCTGGGAGCGCAGGCGGGCTCGGAGCCGGACCGGGCCGCGATCCGCGCCGCCGCCGGCCGCGCCGCCGCGGCCGCGGGCGACACGAGTGCCGCCCGCCAGGACTTCCGCGCGGCGCTCGCGGCGGCTCCCACCAGCGCCGGCGCGGGCGAGGCGGGCGAGGGGCTGGAGCGACTCGGCGGCCTCACCCCCGCGGACCGGATGGCGCTGGCGGAGACGTGGCTCGGGCGCGGCGCGCCGGACCGGGCGGCGGGCCAGTTCCGCGCGTGGCTCGCGGCCGGCGCGGGCACCCCGGCCGAGCGCGACGCCGTGCAGCTTCGCATGGGCCGCGCGCTCTTTGCCGCCGGCCGCCACGCCGATGCCGCCGCGGCGCTGGCTCCCATCACGCGCGCGGCGGCGCCGACCGGGCCGCTGGCGCTGTACTTCCTCGGCCGCGCCCGTCTGCGGGGAGCGCCTGGAAGCGCGCGCGCCGCGTTCGCCGAGCTGGCGACCCGCTTCCCCGACGCGCCCGAGGCCGCCGACGGCCTCTACCTGATGGCGGACCTGGACGACGACGCCGGCCGCGACGCCGAGGCGCTCGCGGCCTATCGTCAGGTGATGGAGCGGCATCCGTCCAGCCCCCGCGCGGCGCTGGCGTCGATGCGGGTAGGCGGCGCCGCGCTCCTGCGCGGCGATGCGGCCGGAGCCGCGCGCCTGTGGGACGGCCTGCGCTCGCGCACCCGCGAGACGGAGGGGTGGGCGCAGGCGACGTACTGGGCGGGGCGCGCGCACCAGGCCGCCGGGAACGCCGCCGCCGCGCGCGAGCGCTGGGCCGAGCTCCGCACCCGTGCGCCGGTCTCGTACTACACCGTGCTCGCCGCGCGCCGGCTGAACACGCCGTACTGGCCCGCCGCGCTCGACCCGGCCCCGCAGGTGGACCGCGACCTCGCCGCGCGCATGGCCGACGCGCTCGCCGCCGCCGATGTGCTCCGCGAGGCGGGCATGCACGCCGATGCAGAGGCGGAGGTGGATCGCGTGGTGCGCTCCGCTCCCGAGGACACCCCCACGCGCTACGCACTGGGCGAGGCGCTGGCTGCGCGCGGGTGGACGGTGCACGGCGTGCGCATTGCGCGGGCCCTGGAGGCGAAGGGCGAGAAGCCGAACGCGCGCCTCCTGCGCATCCTCTATCCGCTCCAGTACCGCCCCATCATTGAGGCGGAGTCGCGCGAGCGCGGGCTGGACCTGTTTCTGGTGGCGGCGCTCACGCGTCAGGAATCGGTCTTCAGGGCACGTGCGCGTTCGCCGGTTGGCGCGCTGGGGCTGATGCAGGTGATGCCCACCACGGCCCGCGGCCTCGCCGCCGGCGCGGGGATCAGCGGATGGGACACGGAGATGCTCTTCAACCCGGAGATCAACGTCCACCTGGGAATCCGCTACCTGGCCTCCCAGATGAGCACCTACGACCGCAACCTCCCGTACGTCTTCTCGGCGTACAACGCGGGGCCGGTGCGGGTGGCGCGGTGGCGACGCTTTCCCGAGGCACGCGACCCGGAGCTCTTCACCGAGCGCATCCCCTTCGAGGAGACGCGCGACTACGTAAAGATCCTCACCCGCAACATCGCGCTCTACCGCGGGTTGTACGGGGAGTAA
- a CDS encoding dipeptide ABC transporter ATP-binding protein: MPATPEGPTPAGGQGAGDGQRSGGSQPNAGAEGLVGEGIERGPMTATGEGAEGRAQVARIPEPPGREVLPPAKGDSDLRGSTPDDMEPPPDALLVVRGLKKYFPIHKGFFNSHVGDVKAVDGVSFSLRRGETLGVVGESGCGKSTMGRSILRLIEPSAGSAHFEGNDIFKMEKGDLRRMRRRVQIIFQDPFSSLNPRMTIAETIREVLGIHGIAKGQKANDRIAELLRVVGLRPEHSVRYPHEFSGGQRQRIGIARALAVEPDLIVCDEPVSALDVSVQAQVINLLQDLQRELGLTYIFIAHDLSVVEHISDRVAVMYLGRIVELADSRQLYKNPLMPYTRALLSAVPIPDPRIKRERVVLQGDVPSPANPPSGCPFHPRCPHPLKDADCAKIVPPLADKGGGHFAACIKVPLGAGSDGGGGLPVLQ; the protein is encoded by the coding sequence ATGCCGGCGACTCCCGAAGGACCGACGCCCGCCGGCGGCCAGGGCGCCGGCGACGGACAGCGCAGCGGCGGCTCGCAGCCGAACGCCGGAGCCGAGGGGCTGGTGGGCGAGGGGATCGAGCGCGGCCCGATGACCGCCACGGGCGAGGGCGCCGAGGGGCGCGCGCAGGTGGCGCGCATCCCCGAGCCGCCGGGGCGCGAGGTGCTCCCCCCCGCCAAGGGCGACAGCGATCTGCGCGGCTCCACGCCGGACGACATGGAGCCGCCGCCGGACGCGCTGCTGGTGGTGCGCGGGCTCAAGAAGTACTTCCCCATCCACAAGGGCTTCTTCAACAGCCACGTGGGCGACGTGAAGGCGGTGGACGGCGTGTCGTTCTCGCTGCGGCGCGGCGAGACGCTGGGGGTGGTGGGCGAGTCGGGGTGCGGCAAGAGCACGATGGGACGCAGCATCCTGCGGCTGATCGAGCCCAGCGCCGGGAGTGCGCACTTCGAGGGGAACGACATCTTCAAGATGGAGAAGGGCGACCTGCGCCGGATGCGCCGCCGCGTCCAGATCATCTTCCAGGACCCCTTCTCGTCGCTGAACCCGCGTATGACCATCGCGGAGACGATCCGTGAGGTGCTGGGGATCCACGGCATCGCCAAGGGGCAGAAGGCCAACGATCGCATCGCCGAGCTGCTGCGGGTAGTCGGGCTGCGGCCGGAGCACTCCGTTCGCTATCCGCACGAGTTCTCTGGTGGGCAGCGGCAGCGCATCGGCATCGCGCGGGCGCTTGCGGTGGAGCCCGACCTGATCGTGTGCGACGAGCCCGTGTCCGCGCTTGACGTGTCGGTGCAGGCGCAGGTGATCAACCTGCTGCAGGACCTGCAGCGGGAGCTGGGGCTCACGTACATCTTCATCGCGCACGACCTGTCTGTGGTGGAGCACATCTCCGACCGCGTGGCGGTGATGTACCTGGGGCGCATCGTGGAGCTTGCGGACTCGCGCCAGCTCTACAAGAACCCGCTGATGCCGTACACCCGTGCGCTCCTCTCCGCCGTGCCGATTCCGGACCCGCGGATCAAGCGCGAGCGCGTGGTGCTGCAGGGCGACGTCCCCTCGCCGGCCAACCCGCCGTCGGGGTGCCCGTTCCACCCGCGCTGCCCGCACCCGCTCAAGGACGCCGACTGCGCCAAGATCGTCCCCCCGCTGGCGGACAAGGGCGGCGGGCACTTCGCCGCGTGCATCAAGGTGCCGCTTGGGGCCGGGAGTGACGGCGGTGGCGGGTTGCCGGTGCTGCAATAG
- the opp4C gene encoding oligopeptide ABC transporter permease: MRASPNVESSPPEPLPGAGAGMGGGSVRPAGAAWTGIVLSVLAWGFVLSLFFLSRERLWGMGRGGRITADLYLAAATMAAMAIAMAYYTVRGVRRRQSGVARPRGDSQWSIASRHFKKNRLAMAGLAVMIILYVITLVTPLVAPYDPAAQGDIVLTRNLAPSMAHLMGTDKFGRDIFSRVLYGSRISLTIGFIAVGISVTLGTLVGALAGYFGGFVDTILMRLTDMMLSFPRLVLLIVVIALFSPSIWLVVVVLGLTGWMGTARLVRGEVLSLREREFVQAARALGMGDWRIISRHVIPNTMAPVIVSATLGIGQTILTEASLSFLGLGVQPPTPSWGNMVADGRDALIEAWWIATFPGIAIVLTVIAFNLLGDGLRDALDPRLRT; the protein is encoded by the coding sequence ATGCGAGCTTCTCCCAACGTAGAGTCTTCCCCCCCGGAGCCGCTTCCGGGCGCGGGCGCGGGCATGGGCGGCGGCAGCGTGCGCCCCGCCGGCGCCGCGTGGACGGGCATCGTGCTCTCGGTGCTGGCCTGGGGCTTCGTCCTCTCGCTCTTCTTCCTGTCGCGCGAGCGGCTGTGGGGGATGGGGCGCGGCGGGCGCATCACCGCCGACCTGTACCTGGCGGCGGCCACGATGGCGGCCATGGCGATCGCGATGGCGTACTACACGGTACGCGGCGTCCGGCGCCGGCAGTCGGGGGTGGCCCGGCCGCGCGGCGACAGCCAGTGGTCCATCGCGTCGCGGCACTTCAAGAAGAACCGCCTCGCGATGGCGGGGCTCGCGGTGATGATCATCCTGTACGTCATCACCCTGGTGACCCCGCTGGTGGCGCCGTACGACCCGGCCGCGCAGGGCGACATCGTGCTGACGCGCAACCTGGCGCCGTCGATGGCGCACCTGATGGGGACCGACAAGTTCGGGCGGGACATCTTCTCGCGCGTGCTGTACGGCTCCCGCATCTCGCTCACCATCGGCTTCATCGCGGTGGGGATCTCGGTGACGCTGGGGACGCTGGTGGGGGCGCTGGCCGGCTACTTCGGCGGCTTCGTGGACACCATCCTGATGCGCCTTACCGACATGATGCTGTCGTTCCCGCGCCTGGTGCTCCTGATCGTGGTGATCGCGCTCTTCTCGCCCTCCATCTGGCTGGTGGTGGTGGTGCTGGGGCTCACGGGGTGGATGGGGACCGCGCGCCTGGTGCGCGGCGAGGTGCTCAGCCTGCGCGAGCGCGAGTTCGTGCAGGCCGCGCGCGCGCTGGGGATGGGCGACTGGCGCATCATCTCGCGCCACGTGATCCCCAACACGATGGCTCCCGTGATCGTCTCCGCCACCCTCGGCATCGGCCAGACGATCCTGACGGAGGCGTCGCTCTCCTTCCTGGGCCTTGGCGTGCAGCCGCCGACGCCGAGCTGGGGGAACATGGTTGCCGACGGCCGCGACGCGCTGATCGAGGCGTGGTGGATCGCCACCTTCCCCGGCATCGCCATCGTGCTGACCGTGATCGCCTTCAACCTCCTGGGCGACGGCCTGCGCGACGCGCTGGACCCGCGGCTGAGGACGTGA
- a CDS encoding ABC transporter permease produces MIGYLLRRILGAIPLLLGILTLIFFVVHLAPGDPTARFFSPNVAPEVIEQMRRNLGLDQPLHIQYFKWLWSFIRGDFGYSFGQMRPIGEILPEVLWNTVQLTLISLVVIFAVGMLIGIVQAVRQYSIADNVLTFLALFFYSMPSFWFALMLILIFSLKANTAGWPIQFPASGMTGVEYDYLSFGGKVSDRIMHLILPATALGIGSAAGVARYMRGSMLEVIHQDFIRTARAKGLSERTVVFKHALRNALIPIITLLGLYLPFLLSGAVLVETIFGWPGMGRAIVDAILQRDYPMVMATSFVIAAIVVAGNLLSDVLYAVVDPRIRTE; encoded by the coding sequence ATGATCGGATACCTGCTGCGCCGCATCCTGGGCGCCATCCCCCTGTTGCTGGGGATCCTGACGCTGATCTTCTTCGTGGTGCACCTGGCGCCCGGGGACCCCACGGCGCGCTTCTTCTCGCCCAACGTGGCCCCCGAGGTCATCGAGCAGATGAGGCGCAACCTGGGGCTCGACCAGCCGCTCCACATCCAGTACTTCAAGTGGCTCTGGTCGTTCATCCGCGGCGACTTCGGCTACTCGTTCGGGCAGATGAGGCCCATCGGCGAGATCCTGCCGGAGGTGCTGTGGAACACGGTGCAGCTCACCCTGATCTCGCTGGTGGTGATCTTTGCGGTGGGGATGCTGATCGGGATCGTGCAGGCCGTGCGGCAGTACTCGATCGCCGACAACGTGCTCACCTTCCTGGCGCTCTTCTTCTATTCGATGCCGTCGTTCTGGTTCGCCCTGATGCTGATCCTGATCTTCTCGCTCAAGGCGAACACGGCGGGGTGGCCCATCCAGTTCCCGGCATCCGGCATGACGGGGGTGGAGTACGACTACCTGAGCTTCGGCGGCAAGGTGAGCGACCGCATCATGCACCTGATCCTTCCCGCGACGGCGCTGGGGATCGGGTCGGCGGCGGGCGTCGCGCGGTACATGCGCGGTTCCATGCTGGAGGTGATCCACCAGGACTTCATCCGCACCGCGCGGGCGAAGGGGCTGAGCGAGCGGACGGTGGTGTTCAAGCACGCGCTGCGCAACGCGCTGATCCCCATCATCACGCTGCTGGGGCTGTATCTTCCCTTCCTGCTCAGTGGCGCGGTTCTGGTGGAGACGATCTTCGGGTGGCCGGGAATGGGGCGGGCGATCGTGGACGCCATCCTCCAGCGCGATTACCCGATGGTGATGGCCACGTCGTTCGTGATCGCCGCCATCGTGGTGGCGGGCAACCTGCTCTCGGACGTCCTTTACGCGGTGGTCGACCCCCGCATCCGTACGGAATAA
- a CDS encoding Uma2 family endonuclease: MATRLAPSAETISFEEFIATVDEDARVEWVNGEIVEMSPATDRHAEITVFLTTLLNLFAKKRRLGRVIHAPFYMRAGPEAGAREPDVLFVRTENLGRIRKTYLDGPADLVVEVISPDSRGRDRGEKFYEYETGGVGEYWIIDPLRNKLEVYRLGPGGYDVVLPGEDGRIRSEVMEGMWIDPAWLRSEPLPDEWWVLEKEWGLI, from the coding sequence ATGGCTACGCGCCTCGCTCCATCCGCCGAAACCATCTCGTTCGAGGAGTTCATCGCGACGGTGGACGAGGACGCGCGTGTGGAGTGGGTCAACGGCGAGATCGTGGAGATGAGCCCCGCAACGGACCGCCACGCGGAGATCACCGTCTTTCTCACGACGCTGCTCAACCTATTCGCCAAAAAGCGGCGGCTGGGCAGGGTGATACACGCGCCGTTCTACATGCGGGCCGGCCCCGAAGCCGGGGCGCGCGAGCCGGACGTGCTGTTCGTGCGCACCGAGAACCTGGGGCGGATCAGGAAGACGTACCTGGACGGTCCCGCGGACCTGGTGGTCGAGGTCATCAGCCCGGACAGCCGGGGGCGCGACCGGGGCGAGAAGTTCTACGAGTACGAGACGGGAGGGGTGGGCGAGTACTGGATCATCGACCCGCTGCGCAACAAGCTCGAGGTGTACCGTCTGGGGCCGGGAGGCTACGACGTGGTCCTCCCCGGCGAGGACGGGCGGATACGAAGCGAGGTCATGGAAGGGATGTGGATCGATCCGGCATGGCTGCGGAGCGAACCGCTCCCAGACGAATGGTGGGTCCTCGAAAAGGAATGGGGGCTGATTTGA
- a CDS encoding ABC transporter substrate-binding protein produces MTFMRMKNGGAALLAAVVLAACGGDKGPPEELRPPLTGKGAERPETGGTAVLAESNDLERPMPLVWQSSLDSDIVDIMYMGLTRGAWRNGRLEYLLSEESPMAMAWHWEYATPDSASLRYRMRSALRWSDGKPITAHDVVWTYRMFKDPRVASPRQEDVASVDSVKAENDSTVVFYFNRRSPEMHFASGMTIAPRHQFEAAGAAGIRTHPSLNDPTKLVVSGAFRIGAWKPGERITFVPNPHFRPAPRLQSIVIRVVPEMTTRLVELQTGNVDMVRGLATDRIPGLRQRAPNLRFEREARRFWEFVAYNPAKVEAFRDPQVRRALGMAVDVPRIIRSLQLAEFTEPSGGPYPPIFKDVYDRQRMRPLAFDSAGARRILAARGWTDTDGDGVLDKDGKPFRFTMLSNSGNQRRADVGLILQQQWKALGVDARLQQQEFNTFMDRQIEKDYEAVLGGWGVNLNPDLTPLFASDAQLNIVSYQDTVGQRLMRQAKEQPTPEKANPLWRAAAERIVQEQPYTWLYFYDQVDAVSDRLRGIHIDTYGAYQNAWEWWIPRARQGRGAPSMTAGPAKDSAPN; encoded by the coding sequence ATGACCTTCATGCGGATGAAGAACGGCGGGGCGGCGCTCCTGGCCGCGGTGGTGCTGGCGGCGTGCGGCGGCGACAAGGGGCCGCCGGAGGAGCTGCGTCCGCCGCTGACCGGCAAGGGCGCCGAGCGGCCGGAGACGGGTGGGACGGCGGTGCTGGCCGAGTCCAACGACCTGGAGCGGCCCATGCCGCTGGTGTGGCAGTCGTCGCTCGATTCGGACATCGTGGACATCATGTACATGGGGCTCACCCGCGGCGCCTGGCGCAACGGGCGGCTCGAGTACCTGCTCTCCGAGGAGTCGCCGATGGCCATGGCGTGGCACTGGGAGTACGCCACCCCCGACTCCGCATCGCTCCGCTACCGGATGCGCTCGGCACTGCGCTGGTCGGACGGGAAGCCGATCACCGCGCACGACGTGGTGTGGACCTACCGGATGTTCAAGGACCCCCGCGTCGCTTCGCCGCGCCAGGAGGACGTGGCGTCCGTGGACTCGGTGAAGGCGGAGAACGACTCCACGGTGGTCTTCTACTTCAACCGCCGCTCGCCCGAGATGCACTTCGCGTCCGGGATGACGATCGCGCCGCGCCACCAGTTCGAGGCGGCGGGCGCGGCCGGGATCCGCACGCACCCCTCGCTCAACGATCCCACGAAGCTGGTGGTGAGCGGCGCCTTCCGCATCGGCGCCTGGAAGCCGGGAGAGCGCATCACCTTCGTCCCGAACCCGCACTTCCGCCCCGCGCCGCGCCTGCAGTCCATCGTCATCCGCGTCGTGCCGGAGATGACCACGCGGCTGGTGGAGCTACAGACGGGGAACGTGGACATGGTGCGCGGGCTGGCGACCGACCGCATTCCGGGGCTGCGGCAAAGGGCACCGAACCTGCGTTTCGAGCGCGAGGCGAGGCGCTTCTGGGAGTTCGTGGCGTACAACCCGGCGAAGGTGGAGGCCTTCCGCGACCCGCAGGTGCGGCGCGCGCTGGGGATGGCGGTCGACGTGCCGCGCATCATCCGCTCGCTGCAGCTCGCCGAGTTCACGGAGCCTTCCGGTGGGCCGTACCCGCCCATCTTCAAGGATGTGTACGACCGCCAGCGGATGCGCCCGCTGGCCTTCGACTCGGCGGGGGCGCGGCGCATTCTGGCCGCGCGCGGGTGGACGGACACGGACGGCGACGGCGTGCTTGACAAGGATGGGAAGCCCTTCCGCTTCACCATGCTGAGCAACTCGGGGAACCAGCGCCGGGCGGACGTGGGGCTGATCCTGCAGCAGCAGTGGAAGGCGCTGGGGGTGGACGCGCGGCTCCAGCAGCAGGAGTTCAACACCTTCATGGACCGCCAGATCGAAAAGGACTACGAGGCGGTGCTGGGCGGCTGGGGGGTGAACCTGAACCCGGACCTCACCCCGCTCTTCGCCAGCGACGCGCAGCTCAACATCGTGTCTTACCAGGACACGGTGGGGCAGCGCCTGATGCGCCAGGCGAAGGAGCAGCCGACGCCCGAAAAGGCCAACCCGCTGTGGCGCGCCGCCGCGGAGCGAATCGTGCAGGAACAGCCGTACACCTGGCTCTATTTCTACGATCAGGTGGACGCCGTGAGCGACCGCCTGCGCGGCATCCACATCGACACCTACGGCGCGTACCAGAACGCGTGGGAGTGGTGGATTCCGCGGGCGCGCCAGGGCCGCGGCGCCCCCAGCATGACCGCCGGGCCGGCGAAAGACAGCGCACCCAACTAG
- a CDS encoding DUF1622 domain-containing protein — protein MQHEGAFGAAEGFVRNGVDWLRLGVESIGALVIAAGIVAAIVKFSTVWRSGGPRGYAALRLTLAHYLAVALEFQLAADILSTAIAPTWDRIGKLASVAVIRTGLNYFLAKEMQAEEAHLAHRAADDRPEELRATP, from the coding sequence ATGCAGCACGAGGGAGCGTTCGGGGCCGCCGAGGGGTTCGTGCGGAACGGGGTGGATTGGCTGCGGCTCGGCGTGGAGTCGATCGGCGCGCTGGTGATCGCGGCGGGGATCGTGGCGGCCATCGTGAAGTTCAGCACCGTCTGGCGCTCGGGCGGGCCGCGCGGGTACGCCGCGCTGCGGCTGACGCTGGCGCACTACCTGGCGGTCGCCCTCGAGTTCCAGCTCGCCGCCGACATCCTCTCCACCGCCATCGCACCCACCTGGGACCGGATCGGCAAACTGGCCTCCGTCGCCGTCATCCGCACCGGCCTCAACTACTTCCTCGCCAAGGAGATGCAGGCCGAGGAAGCGCACCTCGCCCACCGCGCCGCTGACGACCGGCCGGAGGAGCTGCGCGCGACGCCGTGA
- a CDS encoding ABC transporter ATP-binding protein → MGADLTNGGGVGPILQVENLRTYFKTDAGLARAVDGVSFHVNPGETLGIVGESGSGKSVTSLSVMRLIPEPPGKIQPESRILFRGENGEMEDIARASEKRMRQIRGNDIAMIFQEPMTSLNPVFTVGDQIVESLRLHQGLNKKQGRARAIEMLELVGIPIPHQRVDEYPHQLSGGMRQRVMIAMALSCSPKLLIADEPTTALDVTIQAQILELINKLKSELGMSIILITHDLGVVAETCDRVIVMYAGQVFEEGSVDDVFHNPQNPYTEGLLRSMPKLGEEVERLAVIPGVVPSPTNWPSGCRFYDRCPYHWDKTLHEEPPLFEIGPGRKNKCWLVEHPEQREEVRRAGGGFTPAGAVSATGPVAPVAGSPDDVDAGTAEGI, encoded by the coding sequence ATGGGGGCTGATTTGACGAACGGGGGCGGGGTTGGGCCGATCCTGCAGGTGGAGAACCTGCGGACCTACTTCAAGACCGACGCGGGGCTGGCGCGCGCGGTGGACGGCGTGTCGTTCCACGTCAACCCAGGCGAGACGCTGGGGATCGTGGGGGAGTCGGGGAGCGGCAAGTCCGTGACCTCGCTCTCCGTGATGCGGCTGATCCCGGAGCCGCCGGGGAAGATCCAGCCGGAGTCGCGCATCCTCTTCCGCGGCGAGAACGGGGAGATGGAGGACATCGCGCGCGCGTCGGAAAAGCGGATGCGGCAGATCCGCGGGAACGACATCGCGATGATCTTCCAGGAGCCGATGACCTCGCTGAACCCCGTGTTCACCGTGGGCGACCAGATCGTGGAGTCGCTGCGGCTGCACCAGGGGCTCAACAAGAAGCAGGGGCGCGCGCGGGCCATCGAGATGCTGGAGCTGGTCGGCATCCCCATTCCGCACCAGCGCGTGGACGAGTACCCGCACCAGCTCTCCGGCGGCATGCGGCAGCGTGTGATGATCGCCATGGCGCTCTCGTGCAGCCCCAAGCTGCTGATCGCCGACGAGCCGACGACCGCGCTCGACGTGACGATCCAGGCGCAGATCCTGGAGCTCATCAACAAGCTGAAGTCCGAGCTGGGGATGAGCATCATCCTGATCACCCACGACCTGGGCGTGGTGGCCGAGACGTGCGACCGGGTGATCGTGATGTACGCCGGGCAGGTGTTCGAAGAAGGCTCGGTGGACGACGTCTTCCACAACCCGCAGAACCCGTACACAGAGGGGCTGCTGCGCTCCATGCCCAAGCTGGGGGAGGAGGTGGAGCGGCTGGCGGTGATCCCCGGGGTGGTGCCGTCGCCCACCAACTGGCCCAGCGGGTGCCGCTTCTACGACCGCTGCCCGTACCACTGGGACAAGACCCTGCACGAGGAGCCACCCCTGTTCGAGATCGGCCCCGGACGCAAGAACAAGTGCTGGCTCGTGGAGCACCCCGAGCAGCGTGAAGAGGTGCGGCGCGCGGGCGGCGGCTTCACCCCGGCGGGCGCCGTGTCGGCGACCGGCCCGGTGGCGCCCGTGGCCGGCTCGCCGGACGACGTGGACGCGGGCACCGCGGAGGGCATCTGA